A stretch of Anaeromyxobacter dehalogenans 2CP-1 DNA encodes these proteins:
- a CDS encoding bifunctional nuclease family protein — translation MRVSASLSIPWFVLMTGLAGISAHAAPPPAARVELEVAGVLPMPEGAASILVLREKGAKNLLPLVVPGAQEHDLGRRVRRDAAPGLLAETIRALGGRVREVEIASADEGPGGARVRLVQGARRLELPGAASESVALAVAAGAPIFTSRRVMDESGLSPDEVDRARERAARDAREPQRM, via the coding sequence ATGCGAGTCAGCGCCTCCCTCTCCATCCCGTGGTTCGTGCTCATGACGGGCCTGGCCGGGATCTCCGCGCACGCGGCCCCGCCGCCCGCGGCGCGCGTCGAGCTGGAGGTCGCCGGGGTGCTGCCCATGCCGGAGGGCGCCGCGTCGATCCTGGTGCTCCGGGAGAAGGGCGCGAAGAACCTGCTGCCGCTGGTGGTGCCGGGCGCGCAGGAGCACGACCTCGGCCGCCGGGTGCGCAGGGATGCGGCCCCGGGCCTGCTCGCCGAGACCATCCGCGCGCTGGGCGGGCGCGTGCGAGAGGTGGAGATCGCGTCCGCGGACGAGGGCCCGGGCGGCGCGCGGGTGCGGCTGGTGCAGGGGGCGCGGCGGCTCGAGCTCCCGGGCGCGGCCTCCGAGTCGGTCGCGCTCGCGGTCGCGGCGGGGGCGCCGATCTTCACCAGCCGCCGGGTGATGGACGAGTCGGGCCTGTCGCCGGACGAGGTGGACCGGGCGCGCGAGCGGGCCGCGCGGGACGCCCGGGAGCCGCAGCGGATGTAG
- the carA gene encoding glutamine-hydrolyzing carbamoyl-phosphate synthase small subunit: MKQAILALADGTTFEGFSLGATGEATGEVVFNTSMTGYQEILTDPSYVDQMICMTYPEQGNYGVNRADEESARPHATGFIVRHATEQPSNFRAERSLHAYLAAHGIVGISGIDTRRLTRHIRTAGAQMGVIATEGSAKALVERARALPGMEGQDLATRISTAAPYEWTEQGADCWTDAERAPLGRPRFHVVAYDWGLKRAMLRLLAEAGCRVTVVPSRTSAAEALALRPDGVFLTNGPGDPAAVAGARETVAALLGKVPVFGICLGHQILALAIGARTYKLKFGHRGANQPVKELDTGKVDITAQNHGFAVDDASLGKRARVTHVNLNDGTVEGIEVLDAPAFSVQYHPESSPGPHDARPLFARFVAMMERSR, encoded by the coding sequence ATGAAGCAGGCGATCCTGGCGCTGGCGGACGGCACCACCTTCGAGGGGTTCTCGCTCGGCGCGACCGGCGAGGCCACGGGGGAGGTCGTCTTCAACACCTCCATGACCGGGTACCAGGAGATCCTGACCGACCCGTCGTACGTCGATCAGATGATCTGCATGACGTATCCGGAGCAGGGGAACTACGGCGTGAACCGCGCCGACGAGGAGTCGGCGCGCCCGCACGCCACCGGCTTCATCGTGCGCCACGCCACGGAGCAGCCGTCGAACTTCCGCGCGGAGCGGAGCCTCCACGCGTACCTCGCGGCGCACGGCATCGTCGGGATCTCCGGCATCGACACCCGGCGGCTCACCCGCCACATCCGCACCGCCGGCGCGCAGATGGGCGTCATCGCCACCGAGGGGAGCGCGAAGGCGCTGGTGGAGCGGGCGCGCGCGCTGCCCGGGATGGAGGGGCAGGACCTCGCCACCCGCATCTCGACGGCGGCCCCGTACGAGTGGACCGAGCAGGGCGCCGACTGCTGGACCGACGCGGAGCGCGCGCCGCTCGGGAGGCCGCGCTTCCACGTGGTGGCGTACGACTGGGGCCTGAAGCGCGCCATGCTCCGCCTGCTGGCCGAGGCCGGCTGCCGCGTGACCGTGGTGCCGTCGCGGACCAGCGCCGCAGAGGCGCTGGCGCTCCGGCCGGACGGCGTGTTCCTCACCAACGGCCCGGGCGATCCGGCGGCGGTGGCCGGCGCGCGCGAGACCGTGGCGGCGCTGCTCGGCAAGGTGCCGGTGTTCGGCATCTGCCTCGGCCACCAGATCCTCGCGCTCGCCATCGGCGCGCGCACCTACAAGCTGAAGTTCGGCCACCGCGGCGCGAACCAGCCGGTGAAGGAGCTGGACACCGGCAAGGTGGACATCACCGCCCAGAACCACGGCTTCGCCGTGGACGACGCCAGCCTGGGCAAGCGCGCCCGCGTCACCCACGTGAACCTGAACGACGGGACGGTGGAGGGCATCGAGGTGCTCGACGCGCCCGCGTTCAGCGTCCAGTACCACCCGGAGTCGTCGCCCGGGCCGCACGACGCGCGCCCGCTGTTCGCGCGCTTCGTGGCGATGATGGAGCGGTCTCGATGA
- a CDS encoding dihydroorotase: protein MSDVLFIEGGRVIDPASGVDGVRTVVIRDGKVAEVAERVERPRDARAVDARNRWVTPGFVDLHVHLREPGQEYKETVATGARAAVAGGFTAVCAMPNTKPVNDCAAVTELVLARAAAAGLARVYPVGAISRGSNGEELAEYGELKASGCVALSDDGRPVMSSALMRRALEYARAFGLPLTVHEEDLHLVGKGVMHEGAAATRLGLKGIPSQAEDVMVLRDIALVELTGGRLHVAHVSTAGAVRAIREAKRRGLPVTGEVTPHHLALTDDDVGASGYSTDFKMNPPLRSAEDVRACREALADGTLDAIATDHAPHSAVEKDVEFDAAANGIVGLETAFSVCLGLVREGALTERRLVEALTVGPARVFGLPAGTLARGAAADVAVLDAAAEWTVDPARLHSKGRNTPWKGRRLAGRCTHTIVGGRIVHEEDKADR from the coding sequence ATGTCTGACGTGCTCTTCATCGAGGGCGGCCGGGTCATCGACCCGGCGAGCGGCGTGGACGGCGTCCGCACCGTGGTGATCCGCGACGGCAAGGTGGCGGAGGTGGCCGAGCGGGTGGAGCGCCCGCGCGACGCCCGCGCGGTCGACGCGCGGAACCGGTGGGTGACGCCGGGGTTCGTGGACCTGCACGTGCACCTGCGCGAGCCGGGGCAGGAGTACAAGGAGACGGTCGCGACCGGCGCGCGGGCGGCGGTGGCGGGCGGCTTCACGGCCGTGTGCGCCATGCCGAACACGAAGCCGGTGAACGACTGCGCCGCGGTGACCGAGCTCGTGCTGGCGCGCGCGGCGGCGGCCGGCCTGGCCCGCGTCTACCCGGTGGGCGCCATCTCCCGCGGCTCGAACGGCGAGGAGCTGGCCGAGTACGGCGAGCTGAAGGCCTCGGGCTGCGTGGCGCTCTCCGACGACGGGCGGCCGGTGATGTCGTCGGCGCTGATGCGCCGCGCGCTGGAGTACGCGCGCGCGTTCGGCCTGCCGCTCACGGTGCACGAGGAGGACCTGCACCTGGTGGGCAAGGGCGTGATGCACGAGGGCGCCGCCGCAACGCGGCTCGGCCTGAAGGGCATCCCGTCGCAGGCCGAGGACGTGATGGTGCTGCGCGACATCGCGCTGGTGGAGCTCACCGGCGGGCGGCTGCACGTGGCGCACGTCAGCACCGCCGGCGCGGTCCGCGCCATCCGCGAGGCGAAGCGCCGCGGCCTGCCGGTCACCGGCGAGGTCACCCCGCACCACCTCGCGCTCACCGACGACGACGTGGGCGCCTCGGGCTACTCGACCGACTTCAAGATGAACCCCCCGCTGCGCTCGGCGGAGGACGTCCGCGCCTGCCGCGAGGCGCTCGCGGACGGCACGCTCGACGCGATCGCCACCGACCACGCGCCGCACTCCGCGGTCGAGAAGGACGTGGAGTTCGACGCCGCCGCGAACGGCATCGTCGGGCTGGAGACCGCGTTCTCGGTCTGCCTGGGCCTGGTACGGGAGGGCGCGCTGACCGAGCGTCGGCTCGTCGAGGCGCTCACCGTGGGGCCGGCCAGGGTGTTCGGGCTGCCCGCCGGCACGCTGGCGCGCGGCGCGGCCGCGGACGTGGCGGTGCTCGACGCCGCCGCGGAGTGGACGGTGGACCCGGCCCGGCTCCACTCCAAGGGCCGCAACACGCCGTGGAAGGGAAGGCGGCTCGCCGGGCGTTGCACGCACACGATCGTGGGTGGCCGGATCGTCCACGAGGAGGACAAGGCAGACCGATGA
- a CDS encoding aspartate carbamoyltransferase catalytic subunit — protein sequence MIGRHKHCIALEDFSREEILEVIDLAASMKEVLQRPIKKVPSLRGKMVVNLFFEASTRTRSSFETAAKILSADALNWTSSSSSVTKGETLVDTAKNLEAMRPDVLVIRHSAGGAPRLVAEHVGCSVVSAGDGAHEHPSQGLLDCFTLREKLGTLEGKTVAIVGDVSHSRVARSDLHAFPKLGAKVRLCGPPTMMPAGVERLGATVHTDLREAVDGADAVIMLRIQHERIGDPLIPGTREYSKVWGLNAKKAADWLKPSCVILHPGPINRGVELSPEVADGPRSVILDQVQNGVAVRMAILYLLAGGAGEEARA from the coding sequence GTGATCGGTCGACACAAGCACTGCATCGCGCTGGAGGACTTCTCCCGCGAGGAGATCCTCGAGGTCATCGACCTCGCCGCCTCCATGAAGGAGGTCCTGCAGCGGCCGATCAAGAAGGTCCCGAGCCTGCGCGGCAAGATGGTGGTGAACCTCTTCTTCGAGGCCTCCACCCGCACCCGCAGCTCGTTCGAGACCGCCGCCAAGATCCTGTCCGCCGACGCGCTCAACTGGACGTCCTCCTCCTCGTCGGTCACCAAGGGCGAGACGCTGGTGGACACGGCGAAGAACCTCGAGGCGATGCGCCCGGACGTGCTGGTGATCCGGCACTCGGCCGGCGGCGCGCCGCGGCTGGTCGCGGAGCACGTGGGCTGCTCGGTGGTCTCCGCCGGCGACGGCGCGCACGAGCACCCGAGCCAGGGGCTCCTCGACTGCTTCACGCTGCGGGAGAAGCTCGGCACGCTCGAGGGCAAGACCGTCGCCATCGTGGGCGACGTCAGCCACTCGCGCGTGGCCCGCTCCGACCTGCACGCGTTCCCGAAGCTGGGGGCGAAGGTCCGGCTGTGCGGGCCGCCCACCATGATGCCGGCCGGGGTGGAGCGGCTCGGCGCCACGGTCCACACCGATCTGCGCGAGGCGGTGGACGGCGCGGACGCGGTCATCATGCTGCGCATCCAGCACGAGCGCATCGGCGACCCGCTCATCCCCGGCACGCGCGAGTACTCGAAGGTCTGGGGCCTGAACGCGAAGAAGGCGGCGGACTGGCTGAAGCCCTCCTGCGTGATCCTGCACCCCGGCCCCATCAACCGCGGCGTGGAGCTGTCGCCCGAGGTGGCGGACGGGCCCCGCTCGGTGATCCTGGACCAGGTGCAGAACGGGGTGGCGGTCCGGATGGCGATCCTGTACCTGCTCGCGGGCGGCGCGGGCGAGGAGGCCAGGGCGTGA